The sequence below is a genomic window from Candidatus Acidiferrales bacterium.
GCACACGCTGACGATTCTTTTTGCGGTCAATACGGCGATTGCCGTTTTTCTCGCGATTCGACGGTTCGATGGCGTTGGTTACGGAGTCGAATGGCGGCGCGGATTCGGCTGGGCCGTGGCGATCAATTTCCTTTTCCTGGCCGTCATTATCATTCCGCTCGGCGAAGCGATTCACTTCATCCACTATGGACCGACTCTGCACAGTCTGAAAGCGACGCCGCTGACGGGACTTGAGATTCTGGTGTTCACGGCGTGGCCGGAGGAATTTCTGTTTCGCGGGCTGCTACAGAATTTGCTTTCGCGGTCAATGAAGAATCGCTACGCAGGATGGGTCGTTGCTTCGGTGATTTTCGGCTTCTCGCACATACTGCACGCGCCGGCGCCGAACTGGAAGTACGTCTTCCTGGCGACAATCGCCGGATTATTTTATGGCCGCGCGTGGATGAAGACGGAATCGTTATTTCCCAGCGCGATTGTGCACGCGCTGGTGGACACAATCTGGTTTGGATTTTTTCCGCGTTAATTGGTGCAACAGAGGACTGCTTGAGGACACAAACCGAGCTTACAATTTAATTTTTTACCACGGATTCGAAAAAAGCGCAAGTCCTTTGCCTTGTGCGAAAAATCGTCTACGGTAAAACGCGCGACGGCGCAAAATTTCGCCTTTTATGCTAGCGCACGACGCCGGAGAGAGGGCTCGAAGCCGTGGCGTACAGTTTTTTCGCGATGCGACCGGCGAGGAACGCTTTGCGGCCAGCTTCGACGGCGGCGCGCATGGCTTCGGCCATGAGAACGGCATCCTGAGCGCCAGCGATGGCTGTGTTCATCAGCACGCCATCGGCGCCAAGCTCCATGGCGACGGCGGCATCAGATGCTGTGCCGACGCCCGCGTCAACAATCAGTGGAACTTCCGTGATGCGTTCGCGCAGGATGCGAAGATTCGCCAGATTTTGGATGCCCATCCCGGAACCGATGGGCGCGCCGAGCGGCATCACGGCGGCAGCGCCTGCGTCGATGAGCTTGCGGGCGACGATCAGGTCGTCATTTGTGTACGGCAGAACGATGAAGCCTTCTTTGACCAGCGCCTTTGTAGCGCGGATTAATTCTTCGGTTTCGGGAAACAGCGTCTGCTCGTCGCCGATAACTTCGAGCTTGACCCATTCGGAGAGCCCCGCTTCGCGGCCAAGACGCGCGGCGCGAATCGCGTCGTCAGCGGTGTAACAGCCCGCTGTGTTGGGAAGAATGAAGAGCTTCTGGCGATCAATATAATCGAGCAACGATTCCTTGGCGCGATCCGATAAGTTCACACGGCGGACGGCGACGGTGACCATCTCGGCGCCGGAGGCTTCGTGGGCACGGGCCATTTCCGGCAGGCTGCGATATTTTCCCGTGCCGACGATCAGGCGCGAGCGAAACGCGCGTCCGGCGATGACGAGACTATCTTCATTGTGGCTTACGGTTCCTGTGGACATCTGATTGGCTCCTATTGAGACATTCTAGCAGGAGCGCGAAGGAAGCGCGAAACGAAGCGGAATGTTTCTGGTGCGACGAAACGGCTCAGGCTCGACGGCCAGATTGCGGACGCGGCTCCTCGAGATCGGCGTAAAGGGATTCGATGACATCGCGATAGCGCGCTTCCACGACGCGGCGCTTCAATTTCAGCGTGTGCGTCAGCTCGCCGTCAGCGAATGTGAAATCCTTTTCGATGAGCGCAAAGCGCTTGGGTCTCTCATATTGCGCGAAGCTTTCGGTGAGGTGAGCGAGTTCGCTTTCGATCAGCCGATGCACCCAGGGATCGGTGCAAATCGCGCCGGCGGAGAGATTGACGTTTTGCGCGCGGGCGTAGTCCTGAATCGCAGCCGCATTGGGCACAATCAGCACGGAGCAGAATTTCCGGCGGTCGCCGACGACCATGGCGTTGGAAATAAATCGGCTGGTTTTCAATTTGTTTTCGATGGGCGCGGGAGCGACGAATTTTCCGGCAGCGGTCTTGATTAACTCTTTTTTGCGGTCGGTGATCACAAGAAAACCATCCGCGTCGAGATGGCCGACGTCGCCGGTGCGAAGCCAGCCATCGGAAGAGAGCGCATCGCGCGTGGCATCGGGCTTATTGTAGTAGCCGCGCATGATGTTCGGGCCGCGGGCAAAAATTTCGCCATCCTCAGCGATTTTTACTTCGCAATTGCGGATTGGCGGACCGACCGTGCCGACCTTGTTGGCCTGGGGCGTATTTGTGGAAATTACGGGCGAAGATTCCGTCAGGCCGTAGCCCTGATAAAGCGGCAGGCCGATGGTCCAGAAAAACTCCGCCAGACCACGCTCGAGCGGAGCGCCGCCTGAATAGAAAAAACGCAAATTGCCGCCGACGCCGGCGCGAATTTTGGAGTAAACGAGGCGATTGGCGATGCTCCATTGGAGCTTCAGGGACAAGGATGGCTTTTCGCCGTAAGCCTTCCATCGCGAAGCGGCCGAAGCCACGCGAATGGCCCAGTCGAAAATTTTGCGGCGGATTCCCTTCTCCTCATGGCCCTTGGCGAGAATGTTGGCGTAACTTTTTTCGAAGACGCGCGGGACGGCGGCGGCGATGGTGGGACGGATTTCGAGCAAAGCCTTGGCCAGATCATCGATTTTATCGAGATAAGCGATGCTGACGCCGTGGAATAACGCGGTGTAGTCGAAGATGCGTTCATAGACGTGAGAAAGCGGCAAAAAGGAAAGCTGCAGATCGTCGCGGAAATAGCCGATGGTCGAAGTAGCATCGATGGAGTTGGAAGAGAGATTCGAATGCGTCAGCATCACTCCTTTCGGTTCGCCGGTCGTGCCTGACGTGTAAATCAGCGTCGCGAGCTGGCCGGGCTGCACGAGAGCAGCGCTGGCGCGGTAAGCGGCGATGTCGCTGTCATTGGCGCTGGCGATGAGCGCAGCGTAGTCAAGAAAATCTCCACGCGGAGGCGCGGAGCCGCCGCAGACGATGATCTTCTCCAGCGCAGGAATTTTGCTGCGAGAGGCGGCGATTTTTTCTTCCTGCACACCCGCGGAAACGATTGCAACCTTAACGCCAGCGTCGTTCCAGATGTATTCGAGGCGATCCGGAGATTCATTGTAATAGATTGGAACATCCACCGCGCCGAGGCCGAGGATGGCGAAATCGGCGATGTGCCATTCGGCGGAATTGGGCGCGAAGATTCCGACACGATCACCGCTTCGCACGCCCAGCGTGCTGAGCGCCTTCGCCAGACCCGCGACTCGACGCAGCATTTCAGCGGAGGAATGCGCCTGCCAGTTCCCTTCTGACACGCGATAGATCTGGGCGCGAGGATTCGGGTACTGGCCGGCCGCGTCGAGAAATAACTTTGTCAACGATGGGTAATTGCCGGGGCCGCTCATCATCGGTGGGTCACTCTAAACCACGCGAGTTTTTCACGCAACAACAGTCGAAGAACGAACGCGCGAAGGCGTTTCGGCGGGGGGAACGCAGATGCCGCTACCGGAGAGTTCGGCACTACTCATCCCGGCACACAATGCGCTAATATGGCGGCGTTGGGAGGGTTCATGGCGAAGCTGGCCATCGAAGAGCGAACCGGTTATCAGCCAATGCGCGCGCCGCGCGGAACGGCAATCTCCTGCAAGGGCTGGCAGCAGGAAGCCGCGTTGCGCATGTTGATGAACAACCTCGATCCGGAAGTCGGCGAGCGGCCGGAAGACTTGGTCGTTTATGGCGGACGCGGAAAAGCCGCGCGGAACTGGGATTGCTTTCACGCGATTGTGAACTCGCTTCGCAGCCTCGAAAACGACGAGACGCTTCTGGTGCAGTCCGGCAAGCCCGTCGGGATTTTCCGCACGCACTCCTATGCGCCGCGCGTGCTGATTGCGAATTCGAACCTTGTGGGCCACTGGGACGACTGGAAGCATTTTAATGAACTCGAGCGCGCGGGTCTGATGATGTACGGACAGATGACTGCGGGAAGCTGGATTTACATTGGCACACAGGGGATTTTGCAGGGGACGTACGAGACGTTCGCCGCTGCAGCGCGAAAGCATTTTGGCGCGAATGCGGATCTTTCCGGAAAACTGGTTGTCAGCGGCGGCATGGGCGGTATGGGCGGCGCGCAGCCGCTGGCGGCGACGTTGAACGGCGCGGCGTTTCTCGGTATTGAAGTCGATCCCGAGCGCATCAAGAAACGCCTGAAGACCGGCTATTGCGATGTGATGGTGAACTCGCTCGACGAGGCGCTGCGCATTTTGAAAAATGCCGTGCGCAAGCGCGAAGCGACGTCCGTTGGACTGATCGGAAATTGCGCGGATTTGATTCCAGAACTGGCAAAACGCGGCGTCGTGCCCGATCTGCTGACCGACCAAACCAGCGCGCATGATCCGATCGGCGGTTACATTCCGCAAGGCCTGACGCTCGAGGAAGCGAAAGAGCTGCGCGAGCGAGATCCTGAAACTTATCGCCGGCGCGCGATGGAGTCGATGGCGAAGCACGTCGAAGGAATGCTCGAGCTGCAAAAAATGGGCGCGGTGACATTCGATTACGGCAATAACATTCGCACCATGGCGTTCGAGCAGGGCGTGAAAAATGCATACGATTTCCCGGGATTCGTGCCGGCATATATACGGCCGCTTTTCTGCGAAGGACGCGGACCATTTCGCTGGGCGGCGCTCTCCGGCGAGGCTTCGGACATTTACCGGACGGATCAGCTCGTGCTGGAACTGTTTCCGCAAAACGAATCTCTTTGCCGATGGATCCAACTGGCGCAGAAGCGCGTTCATTTTCAGGGACTGCCGGCGCGCATCTGCTGGCTTGGCTATGGAGAACGCGACAAGTTTGGCGTGGCGATGAATGATCTCGTGGCGCGCGGCGAGCTGAAAGCGCCGATTGTGATTGGCCGCGATCATCTCGATTGCGGCTCGGTCGCTTCGCCCTATCGCGAGACGGAAAGCATGCGCGACGGCTCTGACGCCGTGGCCGACTGGCCGATGCTCAATGCGATGCTGAATACGGCGAGCGGCGCAAGTTGGGTTTCGATTCACGATGGCGGCGGCGTGGGAGTCGGCTATGCGGTGCACGCCGGACAAGTCACCGTCGCCGATGGCACAAAGGAAATGGCCTCGCGCATCGAGCGCGTTCTGACCAATGATCCGGGTATCGGCGTGGCGCGGCATGCGGATGCGGGTTATACCGAGGCGATCGATTTCGCGAAGAAGAAAAACGTCCGAGTTCCGATGCTCTGAAAAGCAGAGCGAGGAGTAATGCTTCCGTGCATTTCCCGGCAGCGAAATTCGTCACTTTGGCCGTGATCGGCGTCATTGCTGCGACCATGAAGATTGTCTCGACTGTTCGAGTGTCGCGCAGCGCTGCGGTTTCAAAGGCTGCGCGCGCGGTATATCTTGTCCAAACCATATTTCTATTCACTTTGGTGGGATTGGCGCTGGCCAGATTCTTCTTCCCGCCGGTTTGGCAATTCTCGATCTTTGACACGAGGACATTCGTGGTGCTCATCGGAATTTTGGTGATCCTCTGGCTGGCGTATCTAGCCTTACTGTGGAGAGGCCGGAAGACCATGTTGCAGAAACATGATGCTGCGGAGATTCGTTGAACACAAAACTGCAATTCGGGTTGCTGGCGCTCATGGCGCTTTCCGCGCTGGCGGCGATTAGTGTCAGCATCTTGATCGCGCGAAGACAGGATCTCGCCGTGGCGGCGCGACGGGCTTTTCTCCTCAGCAATGTTGCGCTGATTTTTTGTCTTGCGTCGGCGATTGCAGGAGTGTCTGTTTACCGCGCTTCCCATTTATGGGGAAACATTCTGCTTGGAGCCGCTGTAGCCTTTCTGATTCTTAAGTTCATCCTTGTGCGCCAGTTTGCGCATCTCATTCGACAGGGACAACCGAAAAACCGGCCCGGCCAAGTTTTGCGTTCCGCTGGTAAAAGCTAAGCGAAAGCGACGAGGAGGCTGCCATGATCGTAATCACAGGAGCCACGGGAAATACAGGGAGTCCGGCGGCGGAGGCGCTGCTGACTGCGGGAGAAAAGATTCGCGCCATCGGACGAGACGCGGCGAAGCTCGAACGGTTCAAAGCGAAGGGCGCTGAAGCGTTTGTAGCCAACGTCGAAAATGCGGAGGAGATGGCGCGCGCCTTCGACGGAGCGGACGCTGTCTACCTGGTGATTCCCCAGGCACTGCAGCGCGAAGATTTCCGCGCGTATCAGGGGCGCATCAGCGATGCATACGCCTCTGCCGCGCGTAGATCCGGCGTGAAATATGCCGTCGTGCTCTCCAGCATTGGTGGGCAGCATGCAGCGGGAACCGGCCCCGTCGTCGGGCTGCACGAAATGGAGGAAAAGTTGAATGGCATCGCCGGCCTCAACCTTCTGCATCTTCACCCGGCATCGTTTATGGAGAATTTTCTGATGAGCATCGAAGGGATTCGCATGATGAACGCCCTTCCGGGCGCGGCTCCCGCCGAAGCTCCACAACCCATCGTCGCAACCAAAGATATTGGCCTTTACGCAGCGAAGCGGCTGGCGAGCCGGAACTTTTCTGGGCATTCGACGCAAGAACTCCTTGGTCCGCGCGATATCACGATGAAGGACGCAGCCAGCATTATCGGCCGGGCGATCGGCAGGCCACATCTGGCTTACGTTCAATTGCCACTGATCGTGCTGGAATCGGCGCTGACTGGCTTGGGCCTTCCAAAGAGTTCCGCCGCCCTCTTGATTGAACTGTGGAACGGCGGAAACAAGGGACTGCTTGCGCCGCAGGAGCCGCGTTCGCAAGAAAACACGACGGCGACAACGCTCGAGCAGTTCGCCGAAGAAACCTTCGCTCCGCAATATCAACGCCGCGCCGCCGGCGCTTAGAGCGCGAACTGGATGCGCAGGGATGGCGGCTGATCTCCGCAGAGGACGCAGCTCTGTGGAACTATTTTGCTATGGATTCCGTATCTCCAGTCAGAAAGCGGAGGTGCGCCCCGTGACTTCGAAAATGTCAGCCAGAGCTGCTTTGTTTCTTTTCATACTGCTGCCGACGGCCGCCGCCGCACAAGGAAGCCGGACTCTCTCCGAACAGGGCGGCAATCCATTTACAGCCGACTTCCCCAGCGGCGGCCAGATTCGCATGGATCTTCGTTCCGCGGGCGTGACGGTCACCGGAAGCGACGAGAATAAAATTCAGGTGCGCGTTTCGGCGCGCGGCTCCGGCGATCTCAGCAGCGTTCGCATTTCTCTGAAAACGAACGGAAATCGCGGAGAACTGAAAGTGACGGGAGGACCGAGCGATAATTTCCAGATAGACATTCAGATTCCGCGAAATTCGGACCTATATGCGCGCATGTTTGCGGGCGAACTGGATATCCGCGGAGTCGAAGGCAACAAAGACCTGGCGGTCCACTTCGGCCAAATGGACATCGCCTTGGCTCATCCCGACGATTATGCTCCCGTGCGGCTTTCGGTAAGTTCCGGGGATTTGGAAGCAGCGGCGTTCAACGTATCGAAGGGCGGGCTGTTCCGCTCGTTCGAAATGGATTCGACGCTGCACAAGAGTTCGCCCGGCAGATACTCGCTCTACGCGCACGTTGGCGCGGGTGAGATCGACATCAATTAATCAGCACACAGCTCCGCGAAGTGTGCCCGTGCGCGGTTATTTCTTTGCCACTTCTTCGCGCGCGATCTGAAGCTCCGGGCGATCCGCATCTGGGCTGCAAACCTTCACCAGCTTCGCCAAGTATCCCCGCGCTTCCGTCGCGTTTCCGGCAAGCTGTGCCGCTTGCGCCGCGCCATAGAGCGCGTTAAAGCGATTCGGCGACTCGGCAAGTGCGGTCTTATAAGCCGCCAGCGCATCGGCCGGGCGTTTCATTTCCAGAAGCATGTCGCCGAGCATTTCGCGCGCGGGAGTCGACAGTGAGTCCACTCCCTCCTTTTCCTCCTGCGCAGCAGCCGTACGTATCGCCGTTAGCGCCTCTGCGCTTTTCCCTTCGGCGAACGCTACCCAGCCCGCCGCTTCCTGCTCGCCTATGGTGTCGCTCGAAGCCACACTGTAGCCGGCGGCCTGCTTCTGGGAACTCGCCACCGCTTCCTTGTACTTTGCAAAATTCTGCTCCGCAGCCGCCGCGTCACCCATGCGTGCCGCGCCAACTGTCTTCACAAAATATGTGATTTCCAGCGCGCCGTTATCCTCGCCAACCGGAAGCGCCGCCGCTTCCTTCCACTGGTGCAACTCGTATGCATTTCGAGCTGTCAGCCATGCGGTATTCTGTGCAACACTCTCAGATTTCAACAGCATTCGCGGCACGGAAACATCAACATGCTCGTCGGCAACAGCACCCGGCACATTTTTCAATTCGCTGACAACATCCTCCGCTTTGGCAGACTGCCCGCTCTGCAAGTACGCGTAGTCAAGGAAATCCATGGCGTGGAATTGATAACTCGGGTCTGCGTTGCCCGCTTTCGTTGCCTCAGCGGCTGCGGCCGCGGCAGCGATGTTGGATTGAATGGCTTCCTGCCACAGGCCGAGGCGCACAAAAATGTGCGAAGGCATGTGCAGCGCGTGGGAAGAGTCGGGAGCGATTTTCGCATAGCGACGCGCGGCATCGAGTCCCTGCGGCGCAAGTTCTGGTGTATCCGCGGCATGAATCAGATAGTGAGCGACACCGGGGTGATTCGGCGCGACCACGAAGAGCTTGTTGAGAATAGCGATGGCTGCTTCACGATTCGCGGTTTCATCCTCGCCCTTGCCCTGCAAAGTGATCAGCGAAAGAGCATAGAACGCACCCGCGTCGACGTCATCGGGATATTTCGTGAAGATGCGATTCATCCAATCCGAATATGCCTTGATGCGCGCGGCTTTGCTCAAATTGGGGTTGTCCTGGAAGAAAACTCCGGCAGCGACGATGTACATGCGCTCGCGCTCAGTCTTCGCGCGAAGCTTCTGAGCCTGCATGGTGTCCTGAAAACCTTCTTTGAGCGTAGCGTCACTTGGCCAATCCCAAAGCTGGTGGTAAAGCGACATGGCCTTGCCCCAATAGGCCATCGCACAAGTGGGATCTTGCTGCGCCACTTGCGTGAAGGTTTGCTCGGCCTGCTGGTATTGGAAGGAATGCAGCAGCGCGAGCGCTTGATTAAATGTCACCTGCACGGCGGGATCGCAGGAAATGGCGAAATTGACTGCACCGAGGCTGCTCGTCTGCGCCGCTCTGCGAGAACGCGGAGAGCTTCCCGGGCGGGGCGCTGCGTTCACGACAGAAATGGAGACGGCGAGAAACAGCGATACGCAGAGAAAACGATACCGTGTGATCCGCTGCATGGTCAGAACACCTCGGCCGCAATTCTACGCTATTGCGCGCGTCCTGTGTAGCCGGGGCCATAAAGGACCTTGCCCGGCAGCGCGTTGGTCATTTTGCCATCCGCAATCACCGGCACGCCATTCACAAGCACGTAATCCATTCCAACGGCGAGCTGGTTGGGATTCTCATAGGTTGACGTGTCCCGCACCTTCGCGGGATCAAACACCACGACATCCGCCCACATTCCTTTCTTCAGCACGCCGCGATCCGTCAGATGCTCGCGCTGCGCCGCGAGCGCCGAAAATTTGCGGATGGCGTCCGGCAGCGTCAGCAAATGCTCCTCGCGCACATATTTCCGCAGGATGCGCGGAAACGTTCCATAGGCGCGCGGATGCGGATGGTCCTGGCCCAAAATTCCCGTCGGCGACGCCCCCGACGCGTCGTTATCCACCGACACCCACGGCTGTTTGAGCGTTAATTGCACGTCCGGTTCGCTCATGCCGAATGTCACGACATACGTTCTCGCTTTATCTTTGATGATTAAATCCAGGATCGCATCAATCGGATCTTCATGCCACATCTGTGCGATTTCCGCGATGGTCTTCCCCTGCAAATTCAATAAGTCGCGGTTGTCCACAGTCGCAATCATGATTCCCTGCGGCCCGGCGACCTCTTGCCATTCGTTGTCCCACTCTTTCGTCGGAGTCACCATGTCTTTGCGAATTCGCGCGCGCGTTGCGGGATCTTGCAAGCGAGCAATCAACTTCGCGTCACCGCCATTATTTGCCCACGGCGGAGTGTAGGCAGCCAGGTCATTTTCCCAAGCTGTGTAGGCGTATGTATCCGCGCTGATGTCCAGCCCTTCGCTGCGCGCTTTATCCAGGAACGCGACAACTTGCGGCATCTTCCCCCAATTCGGCTTTCCGGCGGCCTTCAAATGAAAAATCTCGACGCCCGTATGCGCTTCGCGCGCGATGCGCTCCGTCTCTTCGAGCGCAGCCATTTCACCATCGCCTTCATTGCGCATGTGCGTCGCGTAGATGCCACCGTACTGTGCGCTCACCGACGCGAGCGCGATCAGTTCATCCGTCGAAGCGTATGGCGCCGGCGGATATTCCAGCGCGCTCGACAGTCCCATTGCGCCTTCGCGCATCGCCTCCGCCACCAGCTCTTTCATCTTGTCAAGCTGCTCTGGCGTGGCTTTCACATCGTCCTCGCCGATGACGACTCGGCGGACCTGCGTCGCGCCGACGTATGTGCCGAGATTGATTCCCATACCCTGCTTTTGCAGGCGCGCAAAATACTCGCTCATCGTGTGCCAATCGCACGTAATCCCGTAGTGCTGGCATTGTGGCTGCATCTGCCCAAGAGTTGCATCCGTCTGCGGCCCGACCGTGTCGCCCTCGCCGGTAATCTCCGTGGTAATTCCCTGGAAAATCTTCGACGGAAGGTGCGGATCCACCAGCATGGTGATCTCCGACTGGCCGAGCATGTCGACGAATCCGGGAGCGACGACGCGGCCTGCTGCATCAATGGTCTCCTTTGCGCGCGCGTCCGAAAGGTCGCCAATCGCCGCGATATGGCCGTCGCGTATCCCGACGTCTCCCGCATACCACGGCGAGCCTGTGCCGTCGATGATGTGCCCGTTGTGGATTACGATGTCGTATTCTGCCGAGGCGACCGCCGCATTCTGCGCACGCGTCCATCTCGCGGATGCAAATCCAAACACAATCGCTGCCACGCTAGCCATCGCAACGAACGCCACTGCCATCATCCTGCGCTTCATTGTTCCTCCCCGGCTTTTAACGCTGCGCGGCAAAGTATAGCGCGAGGTATTGCGCCTCGCCTTGCTTTTCAGTACCGTGAAGAGCCGAACTTCAAATGCACAGTCCGCACGCGGAAACGTCCTGGCTTATAACCAACTGCTGCGAAATTCTGACGCTTCGCGGCAAAGCGCCGAAGCGCGGGCGCGATCTCGCCGATACCGGGCTGGTTCGCGATGGCGCGATACTCGTTCGCGAGGGACGCATTGCTGCGATTGGGCCGCGCCGCCGCATCGAAGCGCTGCGCGATTCGCGCCGTGCGCGCAAGCTGGACCTGGGCGGACGCGTAGTTGTCCCCGGTTTCGTTGACTCGCACACGCATTTCATTTTTGCCGCGTCGCGCGCCGCGGAATATGAGCAGCGCATCGGTGGCGCGACGTACGAACAGATTGCGCGCGCCGGCGGAGGGATCGCGAACAGCGTCCTCCGGCTGCGCAAGAGTTCGTCGGATGATTTGAAATCGCGCGCGCGAGCCCATCTCGCGCAGTTTGCCGCGCATGGCACAACGACGGTCGAAGCGAAATCGGGCTACGGCCTCGATTGGGAAAGCGAGCGCAAGATTCTCGCGGCGCTGCGCGAACTCGGCAATGAACAGCCCATCGAAATTGTGCGCACGTTTCTCGGCGCGCACGTTGTGCCCCCGGAATTTCGCGGCCGTGCCGATGCGTATGTCGAATTGCTATGCAAAGAGTGGATTCCGAAGGTTGCCGCTGAAAATCTCGCGGAATTTTGCGATGTTTATTGCGACCGCGGAGCTTTCACGGTCGCGCAATCTCGCCGCATTTTCACTGCGGCGCGTGCCTGCGGACTTGGTTTGCGCGTGCACGCGGAGCAGCTCGCGCGCACCGGCGCCGCGCGGCTTGCCGTGGAATTGAACGCTGCAAGCGCCGACCATCTGGAAAAAATATCCTCCAGCGACATACGCGCCCTCGCTCGCTCGAACGTCGCCTGCACGCTGCTTCCCGGCTGCTGCTTTCATCTCGGCTTGGCGCATTATGGACCGGCGCGAAAGCTGATCGAGGCCGGTGCCATCGTCGGGATTGCCACGGATTTCAATCCCGGCACGAGCCCCACGCTTTCGATGCCGATGATCCTCTCGCTTGCGTGCACGCAAATGCGCATGACTCCCGCCGAAGCCATTGCCGCTGCAACTATCAATGCCGCGTATTCGCTCGGACGCCACGACGGCATCGGCTCGCTCGAAGTTGGCAAGTTCGCCGATTTTGCTGCCTTCGATGTGGCCGACTACCGCGAGATACCCTATTATTTTGGCGTGAACCATTGCTGGCTGACGATGAAGCGCGGCCAAGTCATTTACTCGCGGAGGTAAATTCGGCATGAGTCACCGACGTATCTCACTTTTCCTGATGATTACGTTTACGGCGGTGGCCGTTTTCGCAACTTCGAGCTTGGCGCAGCGGTCGTGCGAAAGCCTCACGGCTCTGAAACTGGCTGACACCACGATCGTATCGGCTGCGGAGGTCGCTGCAGGTCCATTCAGTGTGCCCCGCGAAGGTCCCCTGCCGCCGGAATCCCTCACCGTTCCAGCCTTTTGCCGTGTGGGGGGCGTTATCAAGCCGACTGCCGATTCG
It includes:
- a CDS encoding D-aminoacylase, with product MKRRMMAVAFVAMASVAAIVFGFASARWTRAQNAAVASAEYDIVIHNGHIIDGTGSPWYAGDVGIRDGHIAAIGDLSDARAKETIDAAGRVVAPGFVDMLGQSEITMLVDPHLPSKIFQGITTEITGEGDTVGPQTDATLGQMQPQCQHYGITCDWHTMSEYFARLQKQGMGINLGTYVGATQVRRVVIGEDDVKATPEQLDKMKELVAEAMREGAMGLSSALEYPPAPYASTDELIALASVSAQYGGIYATHMRNEGDGEMAALEETERIAREAHTGVEIFHLKAAGKPNWGKMPQVVAFLDKARSEGLDISADTYAYTAWENDLAAYTPPWANNGGDAKLIARLQDPATRARIRKDMVTPTKEWDNEWQEVAGPQGIMIATVDNRDLLNLQGKTIAEIAQMWHEDPIDAILDLIIKDKARTYVVTFGMSEPDVQLTLKQPWVSVDNDASGASPTGILGQDHPHPRAYGTFPRILRKYVREEHLLTLPDAIRKFSALAAQREHLTDRGVLKKGMWADVVVFDPAKVRDTSTYENPNQLAVGMDYVLVNGVPVIADGKMTNALPGKVLYGPGYTGRAQ
- the hutI gene encoding imidazolonepropionase — its product is MHSPHAETSWLITNCCEILTLRGKAPKRGRDLADTGLVRDGAILVREGRIAAIGPRRRIEALRDSRRARKLDLGGRVVVPGFVDSHTHFIFAASRAAEYEQRIGGATYEQIARAGGGIANSVLRLRKSSSDDLKSRARAHLAQFAAHGTTTVEAKSGYGLDWESERKILAALRELGNEQPIEIVRTFLGAHVVPPEFRGRADAYVELLCKEWIPKVAAENLAEFCDVYCDRGAFTVAQSRRIFTAARACGLGLRVHAEQLARTGAARLAVELNAASADHLEKISSSDIRALARSNVACTLLPGCCFHLGLAHYGPARKLIEAGAIVGIATDFNPGTSPTLSMPMILSLACTQMRMTPAEAIAAATINAAYSLGRHDGIGSLEVGKFADFAAFDVADYREIPYYFGVNHCWLTMKRGQVIYSRR